In the Aromatoleum bremense genome, one interval contains:
- a CDS encoding 4Fe-4S dicluster domain-containing protein, with translation MTRYVMAIDLRRCVGCQTCTAACKNANATPPGVQWRRVLDIESGEFPDVRRSFVPISCMHCDEPPCEEVCPTTATKKRADGLVTIDYDTCIGCANCVMACPYEARSIVHEAKFAYGDTPIKSEAVRFDAARISVSMKCTFCVDRIDEAARTGQVPGRDPDVTPACVNSCISGAMSFGDLDDPTSNVSRLLAETQSFRMHEELGTGPGVYYIWDKG, from the coding sequence ATGACCCGCTACGTGATGGCCATCGACCTGCGCCGCTGCGTCGGCTGCCAGACCTGTACCGCGGCGTGCAAGAACGCCAACGCGACGCCCCCGGGCGTGCAGTGGCGGCGCGTGCTCGATATCGAATCGGGCGAATTTCCCGACGTGCGCCGCAGCTTCGTGCCGATCTCGTGCATGCACTGCGACGAGCCGCCGTGCGAGGAAGTGTGCCCGACCACGGCGACGAAAAAGCGTGCCGACGGGCTGGTGACTATCGACTACGACACCTGCATCGGCTGCGCGAACTGCGTGATGGCCTGTCCGTACGAGGCGCGCTCGATCGTGCACGAGGCGAAGTTCGCCTACGGCGACACGCCGATCAAGTCGGAAGCGGTGCGCTTCGATGCGGCGCGGATCTCGGTGTCGATGAAATGCACGTTCTGCGTCGATCGCATCGACGAGGCGGCGAGAACCGGCCAGGTGCCCGGGCGCGACCCGGACGTCACGCCGGCATGCGTCAATTCCTGCATCTCGGGGGCGATGAGCTTCGGCGACCTCGACGACCCGACGAGCAACGTGAGCCGGCTGCTCGCCGAGACGCAATCGTTTCGCATGCACGAGGAACTCGGCACGGGCCCCGGCGTGTATTACATCTGGGACAAGGGGTGA
- a CDS encoding aldehyde dehydrogenase family protein, translated as MKEYKLFIDGEWVASSSGTILDDLNPASGEVFGRVHQASAEDLERTIAAAYRARESWGSTLANEREAILLRAADVLEKRIPEVAEVLIDEAGSTFGKAMFEASFVVNLLRSAAGECRRITGETMPSDSPGVFSMSVRRPLGVIAGIAPFNFPFLLATKKVALALAAGNTFILKPATYTPVTGLKIAEIFEAASLPKGVLNVVPVQGSVLGNTFVADPRIRMITFTGSTEVGRELSAEAGKRFKRITLELGGKSPLIVLKDADVDYAVNAAAFGIFLHQGQVCMANSRLIVEAPIFEAFCDKLTAKIKGFQVGDPHDPQTVIGPLIDRKQCRVLDGHVADAVAKGAKLLTGGKSDGAFYQPTILAGVTPDMLVFREESFGPAVSVIRATDSEEALTLANDSCYGLSSGLITNDLQKAFDLSLRLEAGMVHINDSSIMDEPHVPFGGVKDSGFGREGGHHSMDEMTELKWITVQMGKRQFPF; from the coding sequence CGAGCGGCGAAGTGTTCGGGCGCGTGCATCAGGCTTCCGCCGAGGATCTGGAGCGCACGATCGCCGCGGCGTACCGCGCGCGTGAAAGCTGGGGCAGCACGCTCGCAAACGAGCGCGAGGCGATCCTGCTGCGCGCTGCCGACGTGCTCGAAAAGCGCATCCCGGAAGTCGCGGAGGTGCTGATCGACGAAGCCGGTTCGACCTTCGGCAAGGCGATGTTCGAGGCGTCGTTCGTCGTGAACCTGCTGCGCAGCGCGGCGGGCGAATGCCGGCGCATCACCGGCGAGACGATGCCGTCCGACAGCCCCGGCGTGTTCTCGATGAGCGTGCGCCGGCCGCTGGGGGTGATCGCGGGCATCGCGCCGTTCAACTTCCCGTTCCTCCTCGCGACGAAAAAAGTCGCGCTCGCGCTCGCCGCCGGCAATACCTTCATCCTGAAGCCCGCGACCTACACGCCGGTCACCGGGCTCAAGATCGCCGAAATCTTCGAGGCTGCCAGCCTGCCGAAAGGCGTGCTGAACGTCGTGCCGGTGCAGGGTTCGGTGCTTGGCAACACCTTCGTCGCCGATCCACGCATCCGCATGATCACCTTCACCGGTTCGACCGAGGTCGGGCGGGAACTGTCGGCCGAGGCCGGCAAGCGCTTCAAGCGCATCACGCTGGAACTCGGGGGAAAAAGCCCGCTGATCGTGCTGAAAGACGCCGACGTCGATTACGCGGTCAATGCCGCCGCGTTCGGCATCTTCCTGCACCAGGGACAGGTGTGCATGGCGAACTCGCGCCTGATCGTCGAGGCGCCGATCTTCGAGGCGTTCTGCGACAAGCTGACCGCCAAGATCAAGGGCTTCCAGGTCGGTGATCCGCACGACCCGCAGACCGTGATCGGCCCGCTGATCGACCGCAAGCAGTGCCGCGTGCTCGACGGCCACGTCGCCGACGCGGTCGCGAAAGGCGCGAAGCTGCTCACCGGAGGAAAAAGCGACGGTGCGTTCTACCAGCCGACGATTCTCGCCGGCGTGACGCCAGACATGCTGGTGTTCCGCGAAGAGAGCTTCGGCCCGGCGGTATCGGTGATCCGCGCCACGGACAGCGAGGAAGCGCTGACGCTCGCGAACGACTCGTGCTACGGCCTCTCGTCGGGCCTGATCACCAACGATCTGCAGAAAGCGTTCGACCTGTCGCTGCGGTTGGAAGCCGGGATGGTGCACATCAACGACTCGTCGATCATGGATGAACCGCATGTGCCGTTCGGCGGCGTCAAGGACAGCGGCTTCGGCCGCGAGGGCGGACATCACTCGATGGACGAGATGACCGAACTCAAGTGGATCACCGTGCAGATGGGCAAGCGGCAGTTCCCGTTCTGA
- the padF gene encoding NADH-dependent phenylglyoxylate dehydrogenase subunit delta, with the protein MSRHQSYPLFNLEQANVPDDLCPVATDISPMLPGDWRSQRPVIDRDKCVKCAVCWLYCPVQCVEEHAAWFDFNLNTCKGCGICATECPQRAITMIGEAQ; encoded by the coding sequence ATGAGCCGGCATCAAAGCTATCCGCTGTTCAACCTCGAGCAGGCGAATGTCCCCGACGACCTGTGCCCGGTCGCGACCGACATCAGCCCGATGCTGCCCGGCGACTGGCGCAGCCAGCGCCCGGTCATCGACCGCGACAAATGCGTCAAATGCGCGGTGTGCTGGCTGTACTGCCCGGTGCAGTGCGTCGAGGAGCACGCCGCGTGGTTCGACTTCAACCTCAACACCTGCAAGGGCTGCGGCATCTGTGCGACCGAATGCCCGCAGCGCGCGATCACGATGATCGGGGAGGCCCAGTGA
- a CDS encoding molybdopterin-dependent oxidoreductase has translation MTLAPKPQSVAKVPSYCYNCVAGPDFMTVKVVDGVATEIEPNFAAEDVHPARGRVCVKAYGLVQKTYNPHRVLQPMKRTNPKKGRDEDPGFVPVSWDEALDLVAAKLTATRAKGLTDEAGLPRLAASFGHGGTPGMYMGTLPAFLAAWGPIDFSFGSGQGVKCVHSEHLYGEFWHRAFTVAADTPLADYVISIGSNVEASGGPCAVTRHAGARVRGYKRVQVEPHLSVTGACSAEWVPIRPKTDPAFMFALIHVLVCEQGLDKLDVPFLRDRTSSPYLVGPDGLYLRDAASAKPLLWDEASGRAVPFDTPAVVPAVAGCFAVAGAVSVDADDVHREMGAVDGKTAYTMLVEHMKKYTPEWAAGVCDVPAATIRRIANEYLEAASIGATIDIDGRTLPLRPVAVTLGKSVNNGWGAFECCWARTLLATLVGALENPGGTLGTTVRLNRPHDDRHSSVKAGEDGFMAQNFNPTDKEHWVATPTGRNAHRTLVPIVGNSAWSQALGPTQLAWMHLREVPSDWSMPVPTLPDVWFVYRSNPAISFWDTPTLVDTIATFPFTVCFAYTVDETNWMADVLLPEATDLESLQMIKVGGTKFVEQFWEHRGVVLRQPAVAPQGEARDFTWISTELAKRTGLLEGYNTALNRGAGGGAPLKGEQYDHTLDPSREHGVEAIWDAICKASSASLSHGAETHDLEWFKEHGFYTVPMSKFDWYLTPTLEKHNLRYEMPYQERLLRIGRELGNRLHEQKMHWWDAQLSEYTALPEWHDVPGRWTEQLKNAGANPDDFPLWLLATKSMQYHTGGNVSIALMREVAQNVRGHTGVIINAGTAKRLGINEGDRVEIRSHIGATYGDAVLAQGVRPDTLVILGQFDHWATPFARDFGMPSLNTIAPMSLELTDATGSGSDIVRVAVRKVAAKETV, from the coding sequence ATGACGCTTGCCCCCAAGCCGCAGTCGGTCGCCAAAGTCCCGAGCTACTGCTACAACTGCGTCGCCGGCCCGGACTTCATGACGGTGAAAGTCGTCGACGGCGTCGCGACCGAAATCGAGCCGAACTTCGCCGCCGAGGACGTGCATCCGGCGCGCGGGCGCGTGTGCGTGAAGGCTTACGGGCTGGTGCAAAAGACCTACAACCCGCACCGCGTGCTGCAGCCGATGAAGCGCACCAACCCGAAGAAGGGGCGCGACGAGGATCCCGGCTTCGTGCCGGTGTCGTGGGACGAGGCGCTCGATCTGGTCGCTGCCAAACTCACCGCGACGCGCGCGAAGGGGCTGACCGACGAGGCCGGGCTGCCGCGGCTCGCCGCGAGCTTCGGCCACGGCGGCACGCCCGGCATGTACATGGGCACCCTTCCCGCGTTCCTCGCCGCATGGGGGCCGATCGACTTCAGCTTCGGCTCGGGTCAGGGCGTCAAGTGCGTGCACTCCGAGCACCTGTACGGCGAGTTCTGGCATCGCGCATTCACGGTCGCGGCCGACACGCCGCTCGCGGACTACGTGATCTCGATCGGCTCGAACGTCGAGGCCTCCGGCGGCCCGTGCGCGGTGACGCGTCACGCGGGGGCGCGCGTGCGCGGCTACAAGCGCGTGCAGGTCGAGCCGCACCTGTCGGTGACCGGCGCGTGCTCGGCCGAATGGGTGCCGATCCGGCCGAAGACCGACCCGGCGTTCATGTTCGCGCTGATCCACGTGCTGGTGTGCGAACAGGGGCTGGACAAGCTCGACGTGCCGTTCCTGCGCGATCGCACCTCGTCGCCGTATCTCGTCGGCCCCGATGGCCTGTACCTGCGCGACGCGGCAAGCGCCAAGCCGCTGCTGTGGGACGAGGCGAGCGGGCGCGCCGTGCCCTTCGATACGCCGGCCGTGGTGCCGGCGGTGGCCGGGTGCTTTGCCGTGGCCGGTGCCGTGAGCGTCGACGCCGACGACGTGCATCGCGAGATGGGCGCGGTCGACGGCAAGACCGCGTACACGATGCTCGTCGAGCACATGAAGAAATACACCCCGGAATGGGCCGCAGGCGTCTGCGACGTGCCGGCCGCAACGATCCGGCGCATCGCCAACGAATACCTCGAAGCGGCCTCGATCGGCGCGACGATCGACATCGACGGCCGGACCTTGCCGCTGCGCCCGGTCGCGGTGACGCTCGGCAAGTCGGTCAACAACGGCTGGGGTGCGTTCGAATGCTGCTGGGCGCGGACGCTCCTTGCGACCCTCGTCGGCGCGCTCGAGAACCCCGGCGGCACGCTCGGCACGACGGTGCGGCTGAACCGCCCGCACGATGACCGCCACAGCAGCGTCAAAGCCGGCGAAGACGGCTTCATGGCACAGAATTTCAATCCGACCGACAAGGAACACTGGGTAGCGACGCCGACCGGGCGCAACGCGCACCGCACGCTCGTGCCGATCGTCGGCAACAGCGCCTGGAGCCAGGCGCTGGGCCCGACGCAACTGGCGTGGATGCACCTGCGCGAGGTGCCCAGCGACTGGTCGATGCCCGTGCCGACGCTGCCCGACGTGTGGTTCGTCTATCGCTCGAACCCGGCGATCTCGTTCTGGGACACGCCGACGCTGGTCGATACGATCGCGACGTTCCCGTTCACGGTGTGCTTCGCCTACACGGTCGATGAAACCAACTGGATGGCCGACGTCCTGCTGCCCGAGGCGACCGACCTCGAGTCGCTGCAGATGATCAAGGTCGGCGGCACGAAGTTCGTCGAGCAGTTCTGGGAGCACCGCGGCGTCGTGCTGCGCCAGCCCGCGGTCGCACCGCAGGGCGAGGCGCGCGACTTCACGTGGATCAGCACGGAACTGGCGAAGCGCACCGGGCTGCTCGAAGGCTACAACACGGCGCTCAACCGCGGCGCCGGGGGCGGGGCGCCGTTGAAAGGCGAGCAGTACGACCATACCCTCGACCCGAGCCGGGAACATGGCGTCGAGGCGATCTGGGACGCGATCTGCAAGGCGTCTTCCGCGAGCCTGTCGCACGGGGCCGAGACGCACGACCTCGAATGGTTCAAGGAGCACGGCTTCTACACCGTGCCGATGTCGAAGTTCGACTGGTACCTCACGCCGACGCTCGAGAAGCACAATCTCCGCTACGAGATGCCGTACCAGGAGCGGTTGCTTCGGATCGGCCGGGAACTGGGCAACCGGCTGCACGAACAGAAGATGCACTGGTGGGACGCGCAGCTCTCCGAATACACGGCGCTGCCCGAGTGGCACGACGTGCCCGGGCGCTGGACCGAGCAGCTCAAAAATGCCGGCGCCAACCCGGACGACTTCCCGCTGTGGCTGCTCGCGACCAAGAGCATGCAGTACCACACCGGCGGCAACGTCTCGATCGCGCTGATGCGCGAAGTCGCGCAGAACGTGCGCGGCCACACCGGCGTGATCATCAACGCGGGCACCGCCAAGCGCCTCGGCATCAATGAGGGCGACCGCGTCGAGATCCGCTCGCACATCGGCGCGACCTACGGCGACGCGGTGCTCGCGCAGGGCGTGCGCCCGGACACCTTGGTGATCCTCGGCCAGTTCGACCACTGGGCGACGCCTTTCGCCCGCGACTTCGGCATGCCGAGCCTCAACACGATCGCGCCGATGTCGCTCGAGCTGACGGACGCGACCGGCTCGGGCTCGGACATCGTGCGCGTTGCGGTGCGCAAGGTTGCTGCTAAGGAGACTGTATGA
- the paaX gene encoding phenylacetic acid degradation operon negative regulatory protein PaaX has protein sequence MKSRFITQWINDYLAERRVRANSLIITIYGDFIAPHGGTVWLGSFIRLVEPLGLNERMVRTSVYRLSQDKWLVSEQIGRNSYYSLTASGRRRFEHAYRRIYDARQLPWNGEWQIVILPSTLAAPQRDALRKELSWAGYGTIAPGVLAHPSADTETLLEILQETGTHDKVVPMTANNLGALSNRPLQDLARECWNLEAIGATYREFADRLRPVLRALRTARDLDPEQCFLVQTLTMHDFRRALLHDPLLPDQLMPADWSGSVAREVCRDIYRITYRLAQQHLMATCRTPNGPLPPAAPYFYERFGGLEDTTHREAAEQR, from the coding sequence ATGAAGAGCCGGTTCATCACACAGTGGATCAACGACTACTTGGCGGAACGCCGCGTACGGGCGAACTCGCTGATCATCACCATTTACGGAGACTTCATCGCCCCGCACGGCGGAACCGTGTGGCTCGGCAGTTTCATACGTCTGGTCGAGCCCCTGGGCCTGAACGAGAGAATGGTCCGCACCAGCGTCTATCGCCTGTCGCAGGACAAGTGGCTGGTCTCCGAACAGATCGGGCGCAACAGCTATTACAGCCTCACTGCCTCCGGGCGACGGCGGTTCGAACATGCCTACCGTCGGATCTACGACGCGCGGCAGCTACCGTGGAATGGCGAATGGCAGATCGTGATCCTGCCCTCGACGCTGGCCGCACCGCAACGGGACGCGCTGCGCAAGGAACTGTCGTGGGCCGGTTACGGCACGATCGCTCCGGGCGTGCTTGCCCACCCATCGGCGGATACCGAAACCCTGCTGGAAATCCTGCAGGAGACCGGCACCCACGACAAAGTCGTGCCGATGACCGCCAACAATCTCGGCGCGCTGTCGAACCGCCCGCTGCAAGATCTGGCGCGCGAATGCTGGAACCTGGAGGCAATCGGCGCGACCTACCGCGAGTTCGCGGACCGGCTGCGCCCGGTGCTGCGGGCGCTGCGCACCGCCCGCGACCTCGATCCGGAACAATGCTTCCTCGTGCAGACCCTGACGATGCACGATTTTCGTCGCGCACTGCTGCACGATCCGCTCCTGCCCGATCAACTGATGCCTGCCGACTGGAGCGGCTCGGTAGCCCGCGAAGTGTGCCGCGACATTTATCGCATCACCTACCGCCTCGCACAGCAGCACCTGATGGCGACATGCAGGACGCCGAATGGCCCGCTGCCGCCCGCCGCACCGTATTTCTACGAACGTTTCGGCGGCCTTGAGGACACTACACACCGGGAAGCGGCAGAGCAGCGGTAG
- a CDS encoding YfhL family 4Fe-4S dicluster ferredoxin — protein MALMINDDCISCDVCVPECPNEAIATGDDIFVIDAGKCTECVGYFDSPQCIDVCPVDAIVPLVAA, from the coding sequence ATGGCCTTGATGATCAACGACGACTGCATCAGTTGCGACGTGTGCGTTCCGGAGTGTCCGAACGAGGCAATCGCGACCGGAGACGATATCTTCGTGATCGATGCCGGCAAGTGCACGGAATGTGTCGGCTACTTCGACTCGCCGCAATGCATCGACGTCTGTCCGGTCGATGCCATCGTGCCGCTGGTCGCTGCGTAG
- the padE gene encoding NADH-dependent phenylglyoxylate dehydrogenase subunit gamma: MYEVRFHGRGGQGSVLASGILAAALVEEGKYAVSIPSFGFERRGAPVVSFLRASEREIRQLTNIYHPDCLICVDPTLTRSVDIFAGLKPGGTLVQATHKALGELVLPDTVGRVGLCDAVKIAIEIFRRPITNTLMLGAFAKTTGVVSLDALKRALEDSDFRDAGLAQNMTALERGYAETTVHTIARRAAA, translated from the coding sequence ATGTACGAAGTGCGATTCCATGGCCGGGGCGGCCAGGGTTCGGTGCTGGCGTCGGGCATTCTGGCCGCGGCGCTGGTCGAGGAAGGCAAATACGCGGTATCGATCCCGTCGTTCGGTTTCGAGCGGCGCGGCGCGCCGGTGGTGTCGTTCCTGCGCGCAAGCGAGCGCGAAATCCGCCAGCTCACCAATATCTACCACCCCGACTGCCTGATCTGCGTCGATCCGACGCTGACCCGCTCGGTCGACATCTTCGCCGGGCTGAAGCCGGGCGGCACGCTGGTACAGGCGACGCACAAGGCGCTTGGCGAGCTCGTGCTGCCCGACACGGTCGGGCGCGTCGGCCTGTGTGATGCGGTGAAGATCGCGATCGAGATCTTCCGCCGCCCGATCACCAACACCTTGATGCTCGGTGCGTTCGCGAAGACGACGGGGGTGGTGTCGCTCGACGCGTTGAAGCGCGCGCTCGAGGACTCGGACTTTCGCGACGCCGGGCTCGCGCAGAACATGACGGCGCTCGAGCGCGGCTACGCCGAGACGACCGTGCACACGATCGCAAGGAGGGCCGCCGCATGA
- the fdhD gene encoding formate dehydrogenase accessory sulfurtransferase FdhD encodes MRHDSDSIADSHGTVGVDRWIGGDATREEDMVAEEVPVALVYNGFSHAVMMTTPQDLEDFALGFSLSEGIITDARELYDIEVVEHAQGSEVQMRIAGERFAGLRQRRRAMAGRTGCGLCGIESLDQIAGRPLGSVDVSRGALQAGALPRAQAELHARQHLFHLTGAVHAAAWCGLDGAVALVREDVGRHNALDKLIGAVAAQDGAFGDGFVLMTSRASYEIVQKSAAVGIAVVAAVSAPTGLAVRLAEAAGVTLIGFARGARHSVYSHPQRIH; translated from the coding sequence ATGCGGCACGATTCGGATTCGATCGCAGATTCGCACGGCACAGTTGGCGTGGATCGCTGGATTGGTGGCGATGCCACCCGCGAAGAAGACATGGTTGCCGAAGAAGTCCCTGTCGCCCTCGTATACAACGGGTTTTCCCACGCCGTAATGATGACGACGCCGCAAGACCTCGAAGACTTCGCGCTCGGCTTCAGCCTGAGCGAAGGCATCATCACCGATGCCCGCGAGCTCTACGACATCGAAGTCGTCGAACACGCCCAGGGCAGCGAAGTGCAGATGCGCATCGCCGGCGAGCGGTTCGCCGGGCTGCGCCAACGCCGCCGCGCCATGGCCGGGCGCACCGGCTGTGGGCTGTGCGGCATCGAGAGCCTGGACCAGATCGCGGGCCGCCCGCTCGGCTCGGTCGATGTGAGCCGCGGCGCGCTGCAGGCGGGCGCATTGCCCCGCGCACAGGCAGAATTGCACGCGCGCCAGCACCTGTTCCACCTGACCGGTGCGGTGCACGCGGCCGCGTGGTGCGGCTTGGACGGCGCGGTCGCACTCGTGCGTGAGGATGTCGGCCGGCACAACGCGCTCGACAAGCTGATCGGCGCGGTCGCCGCGCAGGACGGCGCCTTCGGCGACGGCTTCGTGCTGATGACGAGCCGCGCGAGCTACGAGATCGTGCAGAAATCCGCCGCCGTGGGCATCGCGGTCGTGGCCGCGGTGTCGGCCCCGACGGGCCTGGCGGTGCGCCTGGCCGAGGCGGCCGGGGTCACATTGATCGGGTTTGCACGCGGCGCGCGCCACAGCGTGTATTCGCACCCGCAACGCATTCATTGA
- a CDS encoding MarR family winged helix-turn-helix transcriptional regulator, producing the protein MTRKKTSADKGLDFGILPGLAGYQLRLAQIAIFRDFAAALGEFDVTPGLFGVIVIIDANPGLKQSELARAAHLDRSTVVSVIDNLERRGLVERRPAENDRRSNALVLTPDGVALLKKLKRRVGEHEKRLVEHLSEEERVTLVTLLQKIFPEQR; encoded by the coding sequence ATGACAAGAAAGAAGACATCCGCAGACAAAGGCCTCGATTTCGGCATTCTGCCCGGCCTGGCCGGCTATCAGCTGCGGCTTGCGCAGATCGCAATCTTTCGCGATTTCGCCGCTGCGCTCGGCGAGTTCGACGTCACGCCCGGACTGTTCGGCGTCATCGTCATCATCGACGCGAACCCTGGGCTCAAGCAGAGCGAGCTTGCCCGCGCAGCGCACCTCGACCGCTCGACGGTGGTTTCGGTGATCGACAATCTCGAACGCCGCGGCCTCGTCGAACGACGGCCGGCCGAAAACGACCGTCGCTCGAACGCGCTGGTGCTCACCCCGGACGGGGTCGCGCTGCTGAAAAAACTCAAGCGCCGCGTCGGCGAACACGAGAAACGGCTGGTCGAGCATCTCTCTGAAGAGGAGCGCGTCACGCTGGTGACGCTGCTGCAGAAGATTTTCCCAGAACAGCGTTAA
- a CDS encoding DmsC/YnfH family molybdoenzyme membrane anchor subunit, with translation MKAKTLKAGERIGPRQQHHWDWRAASNFIAGGAGGGLLAFAALASLAGIDVRALLLGGMALIGAGLTCVWFEIGKPWRALNVYRHLATSWMTREAAVAPLVFGCGALALLTGHSLFVLLTGVFGAAFVYAQARILSADKGIPAWRHPRCRPMLVATGFAEGAALVAVASPFVMTSAAGQLGVAAVTLGLLLVRVLAWRSYLAGLRADGAPEGSLRALAAVDGPFLKFGNLLAAALLLLAALGAPLAGLALIPAGLLAVGGGWLVKYTLVRRAAFTQGFALPHLPVRGRGPAGAAVKPGWGGAN, from the coding sequence ATGAAAGCGAAGACCTTGAAGGCGGGCGAGCGGATCGGGCCGCGGCAGCAGCACCACTGGGACTGGCGCGCGGCATCGAACTTCATTGCCGGAGGCGCCGGCGGCGGGCTGCTCGCCTTCGCCGCGCTGGCGAGCCTCGCGGGCATCGACGTTCGCGCCCTGCTGCTCGGCGGGATGGCGCTGATCGGTGCGGGGCTCACCTGCGTGTGGTTCGAGATCGGCAAGCCGTGGCGCGCGTTGAACGTCTATCGGCACCTGGCCACCTCGTGGATGACGCGGGAGGCGGCGGTGGCGCCGCTGGTGTTTGGCTGTGGCGCGCTTGCACTGCTCACCGGGCACAGCCTGTTCGTGCTGCTGACGGGCGTGTTCGGCGCCGCCTTCGTCTATGCCCAGGCACGCATCCTGTCGGCCGACAAGGGCATTCCGGCGTGGCGCCATCCGCGCTGCCGGCCGATGCTGGTCGCGACCGGTTTCGCTGAAGGCGCGGCGCTGGTGGCGGTGGCGTCGCCGTTCGTGATGACGAGCGCGGCGGGCCAGCTCGGCGTCGCCGCCGTGACGCTCGGGTTGCTGCTCGTGCGCGTGCTCGCGTGGCGCAGCTACCTCGCCGGCCTGCGCGCCGACGGGGCGCCGGAAGGCAGCCTGCGTGCGCTGGCGGCGGTCGACGGGCCGTTCCTCAAGTTCGGCAACCTGCTGGCGGCGGCCTTGCTACTGCTGGCGGCGCTCGGCGCGCCGCTGGCGGGCCTCGCGCTGATTCCGGCCGGACTGCTCGCGGTCGGCGGCGGCTGGCTCGTCAAATACACGCTGGTGCGCCGCGCCGCCTTCACGCAGGGCTTCGCGCTGCCGCACCTGCCGGTGCGCGGGCGCGGTCCGGCCGGCGCCGCGGTGAAACCGGGCTGGGGCGGGGCCAACTGA